The archaeon genome includes the window GGTACCTGAGCGGGGGCGAGAGGACGAGCGTCGCACTGGGGTACAGGCTGGCGCTCAACGCGATGGCGCAGAGGGCGTTGGGAGGCGCGGCCTCCGACCTTCTGATCCTCGACGAGCCCACGGACGGGTTCAGCAGGGAGCAGCTGGGGAATGTCAGGGAGGTCCTGGACGACCTCGGGGCGCCGCAGGTCATCGTTGTCTCGCACGACAAGGAGCTGGAGAGCTACGCGGACCAGATACTCAGGGTCAGGAAGGCGGGCGGGGTCTCCGTGGTCGAGACGCCTGCTCGCTAGGGTGCGGTTTCTGAGCGTCCGCTTATCCTGAGGATGGCCAGGGTCCCGAGGAGGACTTCCCTGAGGCCGCCCGACTTGTACTTCCTGTAGGCGAGCTCCCAGTCGGCTCTCGCGAGGAGGACGGTGACGACCACGGTGAGCACGATCACGAGTATTGTGGGGCCCAACGAACTTGGGCCGAGGGTGGAGCCGGCGAGCTGGAAGTAGGCCTGGCCGAAGTACGCGACCGCCACGGAGAGGATCACCTTGCCGAGGGTGTTGACTGCCATGAAGCGCCAGAAGGGGAACTTGACCATGCCCAGGGGCACCAGGTAGATGTCGTCTGGGAGGGGGGTCACGGCGAAGAGGAAGACGCCCAGGTCGCCGTACCTCCCGATGAAGCGGCCGAGGAATTCGAGGTTCTTCTGGGTCCCCTTTCCAGAGATCAGGTATCCCGACCTGCCGAGGAAGTAGGAAGTGGCCTTGCCGAGCGCCCCTCCTATCCCAGCGACCACACCGAGGGCGAAGGGGTCGAGGGTCCCGCTGAGGAGGATGACTACGATCAGGTAGGGGACGGGGAGGAAGGGGATCACGCTACCCGCGAGAGAAGCTAGGAAGACTCCCAGGTAGCCGTAGGAGAGCGAAAGGTCGTAGAGAAGGGTGACCAGGTCGGACACGAGGGGAGGACACTTTCGGAGTCGTGATAAGGTTAGGCCCGAAGTCCACCACGGGGTTTAAACTCGGGAACGCCCGCTCGAGAGCCCTGTTTTGGCGAAGAGGATTGCCTGGCTCTCGAGCGTGATGCCCGCGGCGGTCACCGGGCTGGAGGAGCGGGTCGCGAGGTCGATCGAGGTCGTGGAGGAGCCGCCTGCGTGGATGTGCCTCGCGTGCAGGGGCGCCAAGCTCCTCTGCGGGAAGCCGAGGTGCCCGATCATAGTCAAGGCCCAGGCGATGGCGAGGCAGCCGCCCTCGTTCGCTGGCACAGAGATCGAGGGGTCCTCACCGCCGGGGGTCTTCGTGGGCAGGCTGGGGTATCCGAAGGTCTCGATTGGGCCGATGGTCCCGGCGCAGTTCGGGGACACGTCGATACTTGACACCCCGGAGGAGTGGCTGGGCAGGCCGGTGGACCAGATAGTGGACTACCGGTACTCGTTGGTGAGAGGCAACTCGAGGGCCAGGGTGGAAGACGCCAGGGACCCGGGGAGGCTCCTGACGTCGCTTCAGGAGCTGGCGATGGCGAGCAGGCCGGTGGACACAGAGCTTAGGCTCACGAAGGCTCCGAGGAAGGTCCTGATGCTCAGCGAGGACACGCAGCCCTTCGGGCCCTCGGCTCCGCTGGAGAGGTTCAGGACGCAGAACCCGACCGTCGACAAGAGGATCGAGGAGGCGCACTACGACAGGGACCTCGGGGCCGCGGACGCGGTCGAGAGGCTCTACGAGAAGGGGGTGCTCGTTACGAGGATCCAGAAGGCCTTCAGCATCGGGATGTTCGGTGACGGGGCGCGCAGGAGGATCGTACCCACCAGGTGGAGCATTACGGCGGTCGACAGCTCAGTGAGCCTGAGCCTCCTGGAGAAGGTGAAGCACAGGCCCACCATAGACGAGTACAGAGTCTATTCGTACTCGGTGTACGACAACCAGTACGTCGCGATCCTGCTGCCCGAGCAGTGGAGGTTC containing:
- a CDS encoding VTT domain-containing protein, producing MSDLVTLLYDLSLSYGYLGVFLASLAGSVIPFLPVPYLIVVILLSGTLDPFALGVVAGIGGALGKATSYFLGRSGYLISGKGTQKNLEFLGRFIGRYGDLGVFLFAVTPLPDDIYLVPLGMVKFPFWRFMAVNTLGKVILSVAVAYFGQAYFQLAGSTLGPSSLGPTILVIVLTVVVTVLLARADWELAYRKYKSGGLREVLLGTLAILRISGRSETAP